In Babylonia areolata isolate BAREFJ2019XMU chromosome 19, ASM4173473v1, whole genome shotgun sequence, a single window of DNA contains:
- the LOC143294157 gene encoding uncharacterized protein LOC143294157 codes for MGLLKDAARDAERAARDWKNLLTTLSVMPVGTFFSTVVDSQSNVTEMLVNHYVVLSQMYILAAQCRVNSEACDTRDDSLLNDTDTTLHRVLSTLCQVDTFLTASGHPMPEHQVPDKDQVLEAWMTDLPRTCDEDDIPRIALDYVIARDSHDVLGRLYLSYLTLHGSMSNTSD; via the exons ATGGGTCTGCTGAAGGACGCTGCCCGTGACGCGGAACGAGCTGCCAGAGATTGGAAAAACCTGCTGACG ACTCTCAGTGTCATGCCTGTCGGGACATTTTTCTCCACGGTTGTCGATTCCCAGTCCAAT GTCACGGAGATGCTCGTCAACCACTACGTGGTCCTGTCCCAGATGTACATCCTCGCCGCCCAGTGCAGGGTCAACTCCGAAGCGTGTGACACGCGCGACGACTCCTTGCTGAACGACACGGACACGACGCTGCACAGAGTGCTCAGCACGCTGTGCCAGGTGGACACCTTCCTCACCGCCAGCGGGCACCCCATGCCCGAACATCAGGTGCCCGACAAGGACCAGGTCCTGGAGGCGTGGATGACCGACCTGCCCAGAACATGCGATGAGGATGACATCCCCAGGATCGCCCTGGATTACGTCATCGCCAGAGACAGTCATGACGTCCTGGGGCGGCTGTACCTGAGCTACTTGACCTTACATGGCAGCATGTCCAACACctctgattaa